From Schaalia sp. ZJ405, one genomic window encodes:
- a CDS encoding AAA family ATPase: MTNPAVPAPPPQSATAPSGRMLNEDEQALRAAFVALRSEISKAVVGQDSAVTGLIISLIAGGHTLLEGVPGVAKTLLVRTLATALDLKMTRIQFTPDLMPADVTGSLVWDSGKSAFEFRRGPVFTNLLLADEINRTPPKTQSSLLEAMEEHQVSVDGQSHRLDDPFMVIATQNPVEYEGTYPLPEAQLDRFLMKITLDLPPRDAEIAVVSKHQHGFNPLALTQAGITAVAGPEEIRTAREHAQRIDVQPAIIEYIVDLVRATRNSPSVRLGVSPRGATALLQASKVWAFLQGRGFVTPDDVKGVAVPVLAHRIGMKAEADLEGLTAQAIVEGILSQVPVPR, encoded by the coding sequence ATGACTAATCCCGCGGTTCCTGCGCCTCCACCCCAAAGCGCCACTGCCCCGTCGGGCCGGATGCTGAACGAGGACGAGCAGGCCTTACGTGCTGCGTTCGTCGCTTTGCGTTCAGAAATCTCCAAGGCCGTTGTTGGTCAAGACTCCGCGGTCACGGGCTTGATTATTTCCCTCATCGCCGGCGGTCACACCCTGCTTGAAGGGGTTCCCGGTGTGGCGAAAACGCTTCTTGTGCGGACACTTGCTACGGCACTTGATCTGAAGATGACGCGTATCCAGTTCACTCCCGACCTCATGCCGGCAGACGTCACCGGGTCACTCGTGTGGGATTCAGGCAAGTCAGCTTTCGAGTTTCGACGCGGCCCCGTTTTTACGAATTTGCTTCTGGCGGATGAGATCAACCGGACTCCACCGAAAACCCAGTCCTCCCTGCTTGAGGCGATGGAGGAACATCAGGTCAGCGTTGATGGCCAGTCCCATCGTCTTGACGATCCGTTCATGGTGATTGCGACGCAGAATCCCGTGGAATATGAGGGCACGTATCCTCTTCCCGAGGCCCAGCTTGACAGGTTCCTCATGAAGATCACGCTTGATCTTCCACCGCGCGACGCAGAAATCGCGGTTGTGTCCAAGCATCAGCACGGATTCAACCCCCTGGCACTGACGCAGGCAGGAATCACCGCCGTTGCCGGACCCGAGGAGATTCGCACGGCACGCGAGCACGCCCAGCGGATCGATGTTCAACCCGCGATCATCGAGTACATCGTTGACCTTGTGCGCGCAACGCGGAATTCACCGTCGGTGCGCCTGGGAGTGTCACCTCGTGGTGCAACAGCGTTGCTTCAGGCGTCGAAAGTGTGGGCGTTCCTTCAGGGGCGTGGCTTCGTCACCCCCGACGACGTCAAGGGTGTGGCTGTTCCCGTTCTCGCTCATCGTATTGGAATGAAAGCCGAGGCGGATCTGGAGGGCTTGACCGCTCAGGCAATTGTTGAGGGAATCCTCAGCCAGGTTCCGGTGCCTCGCTGA